A genomic region of Arvicola amphibius chromosome 7, mArvAmp1.2, whole genome shotgun sequence contains the following coding sequences:
- the LOC119819281 gene encoding olfactory receptor 10AG1-like produces MNHRQKPQGGNLTNLKEFVLLGFSDVPHLQWFLFGLLIVMYFFILLGNGTIVLITRLDSALQTPMYFFLGNFSFLEMCYVSITLPRMVFNLGTQRRTISFIACAAQMCCTLVLGAAECFFLAVMAYDRYVAICKPLHYALIMNQRVCSQLVTGSWISGIPAQIGQTSQIFSLSFCGSNQINHFFCDIPPVLHLACGDIFVNEMMVFLGAVIFALIPFLLIVFSYSKIISTVLKLPSATSQAKAFSTCSSHLAVVMLFYGSAMVTYFRSNTSHSGGTDKVLSLFYTVVTPMFNPIIYSLRNKDVTLALRKLLCKHSTKI; encoded by the coding sequence ATGAACCACCGTCAAAAACCACAAGGAGGAAATCTGACCAATCTGAAGGAATTTGTTCTTCTGGGATTCTCAGATGTTCCTCATCTCCAGTGGTTTCTGTTTGGACTGCTGATTGTCATGTATTTCTTTATCCTACTGGGCAACGGCACCATTGTGCTAATCACAAGGCTGGACTCTGCTCTTCAGACccccatgtatttttttcttggcaaCTTTTCCTTCTTAGAGATGTGCTATGTATCAATTACTCTTCCCAGAATGGTCTTCAACCTTGGGACCCAGAGAAGAACCATCTCTTTCATTGCCTGTGCTGCACAAATGTGCTGCACTCTTGTCCTGGGGGCTGCAGAGTGCTTCTTCCTGGCcgtcatggcctatgaccgctatgtggccatctgcaaacCCCTGCACTATGCTCTGATCATGAACCAGAGAGTTTGCTCTCAGCTGGTGACTGGCTCCTGGATCAGTGGAATTCCAGCACAGATAGGGCAGACATCACAGATTTTTTCTCTTTCGTTTTGTGGCTCCAACCAAATCAACCACTTCTTCTGTGACATACCCCCAGTACTTCACCTGGCCTGTGGGGACATCTTTGTGAATGAGATGATGGTTTTCCTAGGTGCTGTGATATTTGCACTGATTCCTTTCCTGTTAATAGTCTTTTCCTACAGTAAAATCATCTCTACAGTGCTGAAGTTGCCATCAGCCACCAGTCAGGCCAAAGCCTTCTCCACCTGCTCATCTCATCTTGCAGTTGTGATGTTATTTTATGGATCAGCAATGGTTACATATTTTAGATCCAATACGAGTCATTCGGGTGGAACTGACAAagtgctttctcttttctatacTGTTGTGACTCCCATGTTTAATCCCATTATATACAGTCTAAGAAACAAGGATGTAACATTAGCACTAAGAAAATTATTATGCAAACACTCTACTAAAATATAA
- the LOC119819245 gene encoding olfactory receptor 10AG1-like codes for MKYAEIREEHNASTVTQFFLLGFSDLPNLQGLLFGMFSIMYFIILIGNSFIIVITRIDPALQKPMYFFLANFSSLEICYVSVTLPRILFNIGTQERSISVLSCATQMCFFLMLGATECFLLAVMSYDRYVAICRPLNYQLIMNPTKCIQLAAGSWLGGIPVQIGQTCQIFSLNFCNSNQINHFFCDLPPILKLACGDTSVNELSVYLVAMMFVAFPFMLILASYTKIIATILRLPTATGRAKAFSTCSSHLLVVFLFFGSATVTYLRPKSTHSPGIDKLLSLFYTIVTPMFNPLIYSLRNKDVIAALRKLLLIR; via the coding sequence ATGAAATACGCAGAAATCAGGGAAGAGCACAATGCTTCTACTGTGACACAGTTTTTCCTCCTGGGATTCTCTGACCTTCCAAACCTTCAAGGGCTTCTGTTTGGCATGTTCTCCATAATGTACTTTATTATCTTGATTGGAAACAGCTTCATAATTGTGATTACTAGAATTGATCCTGCACTACAGAAgcccatgtatttttttctggcaAATTTTTCTTCCCTGGAAATCTGTTATGTATCAGTAACTCTGCCGAGGATTTTGTTTAACATTGGTACTCAAGAGAGAAGCATTTCTGTGCTGAGCTGTGCCACACAAATGTGTTTCTTCCTTATGCTTGGAGCCACAGAATGCTTTCTCCTGGCTGTGAtgtcctatgaccgctatgtggctatCTGCAGGCCTCTGAACTATCAACTCATCATGAACCCAACAAAATGCATTCAATTGGCAGCAGGCTCCTGGCTCGGCGGCATCCCAGTCCAGATAGGACAAACCTGTCAGATATTTTCCCTGAATTTTTGCAATTCTAATCAAATCAACCACTTCTTCTGTGACTTACCTCCCATTCTGAAACTGGCCTGTGGGGATACTTCAGTGAATGAGCTGTCTGTCTATTTAGTGGCTATGATGTTTGTTGCTTTCCCCTTTATGTTGATACTTGCCTCTTATACCAAAATCATTGCCACTATTCTGAGATTGCCAACAGCCACAGGAAGGGCAAAAGCCTTCTCCACATGTTCTTCTCACTTGCttgtggtgtttttattttttgggtcaGCTACTGTTACCTACTTGAGACCGAAGTCCACTCATTCTCCAGGAATTGACAAACTACTCTCTCTATTCTACACCATTGTGACTCCCATGTTCAACCCCCTGATATACAGCCTCAGGAACAAGGATGTGATTGCTGCATTGAGAAAACTGTTACTTATAAGATAG
- the LOC119819260 gene encoding olfactory receptor 10AG1-like codes for MEYAETSAENNASTVKQFILLGFSDLPNLQGFLFGMFSIVYVIILIGNSFIIVITRIDPALQKPMYFFLANFSSLEICYVSVTLPRILFNMGTQNRNISKLACATQTCFFLMLGATECFLLAVMSYDRYVAICNPLHYPLVMNPTKCVQLAAGSWLSGIPVQIGQTCQIFSLRFCSSNQINHFFCDLPPILKLACGDTSINELSVYLVAILFAAVPFMLILASYTKIIATILRLPTATGRAKAFSTCSSHLLVVFLFFGSATVTYLRPKSTHSPGTDRLLSLLYTIVTPMFNPLIYSLRNKDVIAALRKLLLRK; via the coding sequence ATGGAATATGCAGAGACCAGTGCAGAGAACAATGCCTCCACAGTCAAACAATTCATCCTTCTGGGATTTTCTGACCTCCCCAACCTCCAGGGGTTTCTCTTTGGAATGTTCTCCATAGTTTACGTAATTATCCTAATTGGAAACAGCTTCATAATTGTGATCACTAGAATTGATCCAGCACTGCAGAAGCCTATGTATTTTTTCCTGGCAAACTTTTCTTCTCTGGAAATCTGTTATGTGTCAGTCACTCTTCCTAGGATTCTGTTCAACATGGGTACTCAGAATAGAAACATATCCAAGCTGGCCTGTGCCACACAAACATGCTTCTTCCTAATGCTGGGAGCCACTGAATGTTTCCTTCTGGCTGTGATGtcttatgaccgctatgtggccatctgcaatCCCCTGCACTATCCCTTGGTCATGAACCCAACGAAATGCGTTCAGCTGGCTGCAGGCTCCTGGCTCAGCGGCATCCCAGTCCAGATAGGACAAACCTGTCAGATATTCTCTCTTCGTTTTTGCAGTTCTAACCAAATCAACCACTTCTTCTGTGACTTACCTCCCATTCTCAAGCTGGCCTGTGGAGACACTTCTATTAATGAGCTGTCTGTCTACTTGGTGGCTATCCTCTTTGCTGCCGTCCCCTTTATGTTGATACTTGCCTCTTATACCAAAATCATTGCCACTATTCTGAGGTTGCCAACAGCCACAGGACGAGCAAAAGCCTTCTCCACGTGTTCTTCCCATTTGCttgtagtgtttttgttttttggatccGCTACTGTTACCTACTTGAGACCGAAGTCCACACATTCTCCAGGAACTGACAGACTGCTCTCTCTGCTCTACACCATTGTGACTCCCATGTTCAACCCCCTGATATACAGCCTTAGGAACAAGGATGTGATTGCTGCACTGAGAAAACTGTTACTTAGAAAATAA
- the LOC119819274 gene encoding olfactory receptor 10AG1-like — MKNQQQPQGGNLTNLKEFVLLGFSDVPHLQWFLFGLLVVMYFFILLGNGTIVLITRLDSALQTPMYFFLGNFSFLEMCYVSITLPRMVFNLGTQRRTISFIACAAQMCCTLVLGAAECFFLAVMAYDRYVAICKPLHYALIMNQRVCSQLVTGSWISGIPAQIGQTLQIFSLSFCGSNQINHFFCDIPPVLHLACGDIFVNEMMVFLGAGIFVLVPFLLIVFSYSKIISTVLKLSSATSQAKAFSTCSSHLAVVMLFYGSAMVTYFRSNMSHSGGTDKVLSLFYTVVTPMFNPIIYSLRNKDVKIALRKFLCKHSTKI, encoded by the coding sequence ATGAAAAACCAACAGCAACCACAAGGAGGAAATCTGACCAACCTGAAAGAATTTGTTCTTCTGGGATTCTCAGATGTTCCCCATCTCCAGTGGTTTCTGTTTGGATTGCTGGTTGTCATGTATTTCTTTATCCTACTGGGCAACGGCACCATTGTGCTAATCACAAGGCTGGACTCTGCTCTTCAAACccccatgtatttttttcttggcaaCTTTTCCTTCTTAGAGATGTGCTATGTATCAATTACTCTTCCCAGAATGGTCTTCAACCTTGGGACCCAGAGAAGAACCATCTCTTTCATTGCCTGTGCTGCACAAATGTGCTGCACTCTTGTCCTGGGGGCTGCAGAGTGCTTCTTCCTGGCcgtcatggcctatgaccgctatgtggccatctgcaaacCCCTGCACTATGCTCTGATCATGAACCAGAGAGTTTGCTCTCAGCTGGTGACTGGCTCCTGGATCAGTGGAATTCCAGCACAGATAGGACAGACATTACAGATTTTTTCCCTTTCGTTTTGTGGCTCCAACCAAATCAACCACTTCTTCTGTGACATACCCCCAGTACTTCACCTGGCCTGTGGGGACATCTTTGTGAATGAGATGATGGTTTTCCTAGGTGCTGGAATATTTGTGTTAGTTCCATTCCTGTTAATAGTCTTTTCCTACAGTAAAATCATCTCTACAGTGCTGAAGTTGTCATCAGCCACCAGTCAGGCCAAAGCCTTCTCCACCTGTTCATCTCATCTTGCAGTTGTGATGTTATTTTATGGATCAGCAATGGTTACATATTTTAGATCCAATATGAGTCATTCAGGTGGAACTGACAAagtgctttctcttttctatacTGTTGTGACTCCCATGTTTAATCCCATTATATACAGTCTAAGAAACAAGGATGTCAAAAtagcattgagaaaattcttATGCAAACACTCTACTAAAATATAA